A window of Sphingobacterium kitahiroshimense genomic DNA:
CATTAGTTCCGACTCTGGCATTCACACAGCCGGCGCACAAACAAGATCCCAAAATGGATAAGTTTGTTTCAGAACTGATGAAAAAAATGACAGTTGACGAAAAAATTGGCCAGCTGAATCTAGTTACTGCAGGCGAGGTGACCACAGGTGCCACTGCCAGTACTGGAGTTGAAGCAAAAATTGCTGCTGGTCAAATTGGCGGAATCTTTTCTATGACTACACCTAAAAAAATTCGTGCTGCTCAAGAACTTGCTGTCAACAAAACAAGACTTAAAATACCGATGATCTTCGGTCTAGATGTCATCCATGGTTATAAAACTACTTTTCCAATTCCATTAGGTCTTTCAGCTACGTGGGATATCCCTCTAATCGAAAAAACTGCACGTATCGCAGCCCAAGAGGCTACTGCAGATGGAATCAACTGGACCTTCTCTCCTATGGTCGATATCTCTCGTGATGCCCGTTGGGGAAGAATTTCGGAAGGTTCCGGAGAAGACCCTTACTTAGGCTCACAGATTGCAAGCGCGATGGTTAAAGGTTATCAGGGCAATGACTTAAAAGCAATCAATACCATGATGGCCTGTGTGAAGCACTGGGCTTTGTATGGTGCAGCGGAGTCTGGAAAAGATTACAACACCACAGATATGAGTCTGCACCGCATGTACAATGAATACTTCCCTCCTTACAAAGCGGCTGTAGAAGCTGGTGCAGGTACAGTTATGACATCTTTCAATGATATCAATGGTATCCCGGCAACAGCTAATAAGTGGTTAGTAACTGATGTTCTTCGCAAGGAATGGGGATTCAACGGTATGGTGGTTACAGATTATACCGGTATTGCAGAGCTGATGGATCATGGTTTAGGAGATTTACAACAAGTATCTGCACTTTCGTTAAAAGCAGGCGTGGATATGGATATGATTTCTGAAGGTTTTTTAAATACCTTAAAAAAATCTTTAAAAGAAGGGAAAGTCTCTCAACCTGATATAGACCGTGCATGCCGTTTAGTATTAGAGGCTAAATATAAATTAGGTTTATTTGAGGATCCATACCGTTACTGTAATGAAGATCGTGCTAAAACCGAGTTACTGACGCCTGCAAATCTTAAAGTTGCCCGTGATGCGGCTACTAAATCATTTGTCTTGTTAAAGAATGACAAGCAGCTTCTTCCTTTACAGAAAAAAGGTACAGTTGCTGTAATAGGTCCATTAGCGAATACACGTGCGAACATGGTGGGCACATGGTCAGTAAGCTCTGACTTAGTGAATACCCCTTCTTTGGTTGAGGGTATGCAGTCGGTATTGGGCAACCAAGTGAAAATCGTTACACATTTAGGTTCAAATTTACTTGAAGACCCTGTTTATCAAGAACATGCTACCATGTTTGGACGTACGATCCCTAGAGATAATAGACCTGAGTCGGATATTATTGCTGAAGCGTTACAAACTGCTGCTCAAGCAGATGTGATTGTAGCAGCATTAGGTGAATCTTCGGAGATGTCCGGTGAAAGTTCTAGCCGTACAGAGATTGGTATTCCGGCTATTCAACAACGTCTTTTAGCAGCGCTATTAAAAACAGGAAAACCTGTTGTCTTAGTTTTGTTTGCAGGAAGACCGATGACTTTAACTTGGGAAGATGAACATGTTCCTGCTATCTTAAATGCATGGTTTGGTGGATCTGAAACTGGAGCTGCTGTAGCTGAGGTATTATTTGGAGATGTTAACCCTTCAGGTAAATTAACGGCAACTTTCCCTAGAAATGTTGGTCAGTTACCTATTTATTATGGACATAAAAGTACTGGAAGACCATTAGCAGAAGGTGGTTCTTTCCAAAAATTTAGATCTAACTACATTGATGTGATCAATAGCCCGCTTTATCCATTTGGATATGGTTTGAGTTATACAACATTTGATTATTCAGATCTGAAATTGGATACGTCTTCTTTTAAAGCTGGACAATCCATCCAAGCATCGGTGACGTTGCGTAATACGGGTAAATATGACGGTGAAGAGGTTGTTCAACTTTATATTAAAGATCTGGTTGGTTCAATTACACGTCCTGTTAAAGAATTAAAAGGTTTTCAAAAAGTATTCTTAAAAGCTGGAGAATCTAAAGTCGTAACTTTTACTGTTTCGGAAGAAGATTTAAAATTCTATAATAACGATCTCAAGTTTGTCGCTGAACCGGGAGATTTCACCTTATTTATCGGTAAAAATTCGCAGGATCTTTTAGCTACTAAATTTGAATTAAAATAATATCATTTCCCCTTATATTAGAGGAGTTATCTTTAACCGGATAGCTCCTTTTTTATTTTATTAAGCCTTCATCGATCTTTATTGTTAATCTTATAGGGTAGTAAATGATCTACCATTTCGAACGTTTCGCTCTTCGCTCCTACGCATTGTTGTCAGATCTTTGAAATAAAATTTTCTCCCATTTGATATCACGACTCGGCTGCCAATGTTCAATCGTTTCAGTATATCCAGATTTATAGATCTCTTTCTTCGATATGAGTATTCCTTTACGCGGATCTGCAAAATCAATATCAGTAACCACATTTAAATATTCGTTTAACTTCTCCGGTAAATCATAAAAATTTTGACAATCATTATAAAGAGTAAACTTTCTCATCTTTACATTCACCGGAAATAGTCTATTTAACCACCATTGC
This region includes:
- the bglX gene encoding beta-glucosidase BglX, translated to MKQWTSLLVAVALVPTLAFTQPAHKQDPKMDKFVSELMKKMTVDEKIGQLNLVTAGEVTTGATASTGVEAKIAAGQIGGIFSMTTPKKIRAAQELAVNKTRLKIPMIFGLDVIHGYKTTFPIPLGLSATWDIPLIEKTARIAAQEATADGINWTFSPMVDISRDARWGRISEGSGEDPYLGSQIASAMVKGYQGNDLKAINTMMACVKHWALYGAAESGKDYNTTDMSLHRMYNEYFPPYKAAVEAGAGTVMTSFNDINGIPATANKWLVTDVLRKEWGFNGMVVTDYTGIAELMDHGLGDLQQVSALSLKAGVDMDMISEGFLNTLKKSLKEGKVSQPDIDRACRLVLEAKYKLGLFEDPYRYCNEDRAKTELLTPANLKVARDAATKSFVLLKNDKQLLPLQKKGTVAVIGPLANTRANMVGTWSVSSDLVNTPSLVEGMQSVLGNQVKIVTHLGSNLLEDPVYQEHATMFGRTIPRDNRPESDIIAEALQTAAQADVIVAALGESSEMSGESSSRTEIGIPAIQQRLLAALLKTGKPVVLVLFAGRPMTLTWEDEHVPAILNAWFGGSETGAAVAEVLFGDVNPSGKLTATFPRNVGQLPIYYGHKSTGRPLAEGGSFQKFRSNYIDVINSPLYPFGYGLSYTTFDYSDLKLDTSSFKAGQSIQASVTLRNTGKYDGEEVVQLYIKDLVGSITRPVKELKGFQKVFLKAGESKVVTFTVSEEDLKFYNNDLKFVAEPGDFTLFIGKNSQDLLATKFELK